A window from Salvia miltiorrhiza cultivar Shanhuang (shh) chromosome 2, IMPLAD_Smil_shh, whole genome shotgun sequence encodes these proteins:
- the LOC131013295 gene encoding protein FAR1-RELATED SEQUENCE 5-like: MDYEINGDVNGEVVGSSTNYEGRTDDDDTIVGSSADGVLQHGLDIKVDEDSSERDLFQLDELQDVNCVTPIDEPYVGQEFESEAAAHAFYNSYATRVGFVIRVSKLSRSRRDGTAIGRALVCNKEGFRMPDKREKIVRQRVETRVGCRAMILVRKVSSGKWTVTKFVKEHTHPLTPGKGRRDLIYDQYPNEHDKIRELSQQLAIEKKKVATYKRHLEMIFEHIEEHNQSLGKKIQNIMNSVREMETKDQLDPRFC; this comes from the coding sequence ATGGATTATGAGATAAATGGTGATGTAAATGGCGAAGTAGTAGGAAGTTCTACTAATTATGAAGGAAGAACAGATGATGACGATACAATTGTCGGGAGTTCTGCTGACGGGGTGCTCCAGCACGGACTAGATATTAAAGTGGACGAAGATTCCTCCGAGAGGGATTTGTTTCAACTGGATGAATTGCAGGATGTTAATTGCGTCACTCCTATTGATGAACCATATGTGGGCCAAGAGTTTGAGTCTGAAGCTGCAGCACATGCTTTTTATAACTCATATGCGACAAGAGTTGGTTTTGTCATCCGTGTCAGCAAGCTTTCTCGATCAAGGCGTGATGGAACTGCCATTGGTCGGGCACTGGTTTGCAACAAAGAGGGCTTCAGGATGCCTGACAAACGAGAGAAGATCGTACGCCAAAGGGTTGAGACAAGGGTTGGTTGCAGAGCCATGATTTTAGTTAGAAAAGTAAGTTCGGGTAAATGGACAGTTACAAAATTTGTAAAGGAGCATACTCATCCTCTAACTCCCGGTAAAGGCCGAAGGGATCTCATTTATGATCAATACCCCAATGAGCACGATAAAATCCGGGAACTATCGCAACAGCTGGCAATTGAAAAAAAGAAGGTTGCGACATACAAAAGGCATTTGGAAATGATATTCGAACACATTGAGGAACACAATCAATCACTTGGAAAGAAGATCCAAAACATTATGAACAGCGTCAGAGAGATGGAAACGAAAGATCAACTAGATCCTAGATTCTGTTGA
- the LOC131013296 gene encoding uncharacterized protein LOC131013296 — MGKDRPANENAGKRRAHHKSDSESEPDPDSDSDHDSDGTRKRSKRHSRTRSSSSKRRRSRDSDSYTSSSHSDEDSYDSESDEEERRRHRRERRRREEKKERRMREKEKERKRKRREEKKRKEKKKKKEKDKGQKGAVTNSWGKYGIIRETDMWNKRPEFTAWLAEVKKVNLESLANWEEKQLFKDFMEDHNTATFPSKKYYNLDAYYKHKIEKEVKKGFAKVQESERTVFNDEEQRRLELQKERERQKEEQVQALQQSMQSGMAQAMKEQAQLREEMAYQYKLGNFEAAAAIQRRLDPDVAT, encoded by the exons atggGCAAGGATAGACCCGCAAACGAAAACGCAGGCAAACGGCGCGCCCACCATAAATCCGATTCGGAATCCGAGCCCGACCCGGACTCTGACTCCGATCACGATTCCGACGGCACCAGGAAACGGAGCAAGCGCCACAGTAGAACCCGGAGCTCCAGCTCCAAGAGAAGGCGCTCCAGGGATTCCGATTCCTATACCTCTTCGTCGCACTCCGATGAAGACTCTTACGATTCCGAGTCGGACGAAGAGGAGAGGAGGCGCCACAGGAgggagaggaggaggagagaggagaagaaggagaggcggatgagagagaaggagaaggagaggaagaggaagaggagggaagagaagaagcggaaagagaagaagaaaaagaaggagAAAGACAAGGGGCAGAAAGGCGCCGTCACTAATTCCTGGGGGAAGTATGGGATTATTAGAGAGACTGATATGTG GAATAAGCGACCTGAGTTTACCGCATGGTTAGCAGAAGTGAAAAAG GTCAACCTGGAAAGTCTAGCCAATTGGGAAGAGAAGCAGCTCTTCAAAGA CTTCATGGAAGATCATAACACAGCAACCTTCCCATCTAAAAA GTATTATAACCTCGATGCTTATTACAAAcataaaatagaaaaggaagTCAAAAAGGGATTTGCTAAAGTGCAGGAGTCCGAACGTACTGTATTCAATGATGAAGAACAGCGCAG GCTAGAATTGCAGAAAGAGCGTGAAAGACAAAAAGAGGAACAGGTGCAAGCATTACAGCAGTCGATGCAGTCTGGAATG GCTCAAGCAATGAAAGAGCAAGCCCAACTCAGGGAAGAGATGGCTTATCAATATAAGCTTGGCAACTTTGAG GCGGCAGCTGCTATTCAAAGAAGGTTGGATCCCGATGTTGCTACCTGA